In Proteus vulgaris, one DNA window encodes the following:
- a CDS encoding DUF2612 domain-containing protein has product MIDIRETLLSQYANSPNILAILKSANQSIDPRSHVEEFYNMAVNLHSAVGFGLDIWGRIVGIGRGLSIPDPDDNYFGFEGTEKFSPFGQAPFFGGNPGDVTYEMSDDTYREVIIIKAYSNILYATAPNINAFLKASFPRGKAYYLITGHMQARYVFEYRLSEFEKNLIFHHNILPRPSGVDVGVNELPTNEYFGFYGSGFQPFNQAPFTK; this is encoded by the coding sequence ATGATTGATATTAGAGAAACATTACTCAGCCAATATGCAAACTCCCCCAATATCCTCGCAATACTAAAATCAGCAAATCAATCCATCGACCCACGTAGTCATGTAGAGGAATTCTACAACATGGCGGTCAACTTACATTCTGCTGTTGGGTTTGGTCTGGATATATGGGGGAGAATAGTTGGTATTGGTAGAGGGCTTTCAATTCCAGATCCTGACGATAATTACTTTGGTTTTGAGGGAACAGAAAAATTTAGCCCATTTGGACAAGCGCCTTTTTTCGGAGGTAATCCTGGTGATGTAACTTATGAAATGTCTGATGACACTTATCGTGAAGTTATCATCATAAAAGCCTATTCAAACATCCTTTATGCAACAGCACCAAACATTAACGCTTTTCTTAAAGCCTCATTTCCAAGAGGAAAAGCCTATTACCTGATCACTGGTCACATGCAGGCAAGATATGTATTTGAGTACCGGTTATCAGAATTCGAAAAAAACTTAATATTTCATCACAATATTTTACCTCGACCATCAGGTGTTGATGTCGGAGTAAATGAGCTTCCTACAAATGAATATTTTGGATTCTACGGCAGTGGATTCCAGCCATTCAACCAAGCGCCTTTCACTAAATAG
- a CDS encoding baseplate J/gp47 family protein, with product MIPPVQILPQGIVAPTTQEVIDGLWQLMKGCFGENINTSMDTPQGQLVTTLSAVITDERNFMINLLNSFDPRYASGQMQDALGYIYFMQRKQATPSVAELTFNGLSGVVIPENYQVSDDRGLFWSTSEEVVINESGVAVVKANCLTSGAIDAPVGVINRLTKSISGLDSVSNRTAGIPGRNVESRQEFEYRRSESVAKNAKNTNSATYGAVANLKGVIDCYVVDNPSDATIQVGKTKYSLIRNSIAVSVVGGDNEEIAQQILTKAGTGCSFVGNITVTYEDKESFPYMPPKYTVKFIRPTDIAVTFTITVEDKTQLTHQAKQAIIKAITEEFTTGRGKGQIGKRLIASDYVCGVAQVTTSRLINIQVGRKGSALASYIDFGIDEFPVLSVDDIRIE from the coding sequence ATGATCCCACCGGTACAAATACTTCCTCAAGGTATCGTCGCACCAACCACTCAGGAAGTGATAGATGGATTATGGCAGTTAATGAAGGGGTGTTTTGGTGAGAACATCAATACATCGATGGATACACCACAGGGCCAGTTAGTCACCACGTTATCAGCCGTTATTACTGATGAACGAAACTTTATGATTAACCTATTAAACAGCTTTGACCCACGATATGCATCAGGTCAAATGCAGGACGCTCTAGGTTACATCTACTTTATGCAACGAAAACAAGCGACACCTTCTGTGGCTGAGTTAACTTTTAACGGATTGAGTGGTGTTGTGATACCTGAAAATTATCAGGTAAGTGATGATAGAGGGTTATTCTGGTCAACATCTGAAGAGGTTGTCATTAATGAATCAGGCGTTGCAGTAGTCAAAGCCAACTGCTTAACCTCAGGTGCTATCGATGCACCAGTAGGCGTTATTAATCGACTAACTAAAAGCATTAGTGGACTGGATTCTGTATCAAACAGAACCGCAGGAATACCGGGTAGAAATGTTGAAAGTAGACAAGAGTTCGAATATCGCAGATCTGAATCTGTCGCAAAGAACGCTAAGAATACCAATTCAGCAACTTATGGCGCAGTAGCTAATCTGAAAGGCGTTATTGATTGCTATGTTGTTGATAACCCATCAGATGCAACTATTCAGGTGGGTAAAACAAAATACTCTTTAATCAGAAACTCAATCGCTGTTTCAGTGGTAGGCGGAGATAACGAAGAAATTGCACAGCAAATATTAACGAAAGCTGGCACTGGGTGCTCTTTCGTAGGTAACATAACAGTTACTTATGAAGATAAAGAAAGCTTTCCTTACATGCCACCTAAGTACACAGTGAAGTTTATTCGACCAACGGATATTGCTGTTACATTCACGATTACTGTTGAAGATAAGACTCAATTAACTCACCAAGCAAAACAAGCCATCATAAAAGCTATTACCGAAGAGTTCACAACCGGTAGAGGGAAAGGGCAGATCGGAAAGAGATTAATTGCAAGTGATTATGTATGTGGTGTGGCTCAAGTAACAACCTCACGATTAATCAATATTCAGGTTGGCAGAAAAGGCTCTGCTTTGGCTAGTTACATTGATTTTGGGATAGATGAGTTTCCAGTGTTATCGGTAGATGACATAAGGATAGAGTAA
- a CDS encoding Gp138 family membrane-puncturing spike protein, with the protein MSQSKNETASLYGPKDMAGGIGTQEMIINSLIGRVATTTVCKVVAIKPSGTDAVGLLDIMPMVLQVDGAGNTYKNAVIHNVPYFRYQGGSNAVIIDPKVGDLGICLVCSRDISKVKRTKGEAAPDSKRRYDWADSLYIGGILNGSPTQFIHFLESGIDVVSTGVIKMKGTKVVLDAPVETTSTLHSASHITDNTGQGNTQTMASMRTTYNGHTHRENGQGSDTNQPNQQV; encoded by the coding sequence ATGTCGCAATCAAAAAATGAGACAGCTTCACTCTATGGCCCTAAAGATATGGCGGGTGGTATTGGCACTCAAGAGATGATTATTAACTCATTAATTGGGCGTGTAGCGACTACCACTGTCTGCAAGGTTGTGGCGATTAAACCAAGCGGAACTGACGCGGTTGGATTGTTAGATATTATGCCTATGGTACTTCAAGTTGATGGAGCGGGGAATACTTACAAAAACGCAGTTATCCATAACGTACCTTACTTTCGTTATCAGGGAGGCTCTAACGCGGTAATTATCGACCCTAAAGTCGGTGATTTGGGTATTTGTCTTGTTTGTTCTCGTGATATCTCAAAAGTTAAGCGTACAAAGGGTGAGGCAGCGCCAGACAGTAAGCGTCGGTATGACTGGGCTGATAGTTTGTATATTGGGGGGATCCTTAATGGATCGCCTACACAATTTATCCATTTCCTAGAAAGTGGAATAGATGTTGTATCGACTGGCGTTATTAAAATGAAAGGAACTAAGGTGGTTTTAGATGCTCCAGTAGAAACCACCTCAACATTACACTCAGCAAGCCATATTACTGACAATACTGGTCAGGGAAACACTCAAACAATGGCCTCTATGCGAACCACTTACAACGGTCATACCCATAGAGAAAACGGTCAAGGTTCTGATACGAACCAACCAAACCAGCAGGTATAA
- a CDS encoding baseplate hub protein, whose amino-acid sequence MAFNRKVLRITLTLSGENQSFSTENKNSLSAIGLRAIAEINYGNGSPAPSARVKIYGLPIETADKLLRIKFNSLNGLRDTIAIEAGDQDSDLVPVFKGGITFAYPDFGDAPNVALIIESQTAVLESMAPVDAESYKGYQDVVNIMGQICERVGYTLESNDVNAKLNDVYLCDTDMKKIRKLADDADLDLYLENNLVAITPKGQPRKIKIPVISPETGLIGYPTPTMIGVDFKCFFDPLIRFGGIARIKNSTVERCNGDWLIYGSRSILETEQESARWHMEISAQNLEDSKNVAIKK is encoded by the coding sequence ATGGCATTCAATAGAAAAGTTTTGCGTATAACATTAACGCTGTCGGGTGAGAATCAATCATTCTCCACTGAGAATAAGAATAGCCTGTCTGCCATTGGATTGAGGGCGATCGCTGAAATTAACTATGGCAATGGCTCTCCTGCACCTAGTGCCAGAGTGAAGATTTACGGCTTGCCGATTGAGACAGCGGATAAGTTACTTCGCATTAAATTCAATTCGTTAAACGGACTAAGAGACACGATAGCGATAGAGGCAGGGGATCAGGATAGTGATCTAGTGCCTGTATTTAAAGGTGGTATTACATTTGCCTACCCTGATTTTGGTGACGCGCCTAATGTTGCTCTAATTATTGAATCACAAACAGCAGTGCTTGAAAGCATGGCTCCTGTTGATGCTGAGAGTTACAAAGGCTATCAGGACGTTGTCAATATTATGGGGCAGATATGCGAAAGGGTTGGCTATACGTTAGAAAGTAACGATGTGAATGCAAAGCTCAATGATGTTTATCTTTGTGATACCGATATGAAGAAAATCAGAAAGCTGGCTGATGATGCTGATCTTGACCTTTATCTTGAAAATAATCTTGTGGCCATAACCCCAAAAGGACAACCAAGGAAAATTAAAATCCCTGTCATCTCTCCTGAAACAGGGTTAATTGGCTACCCCACTCCGACCATGATTGGTGTCGATTTTAAGTGTTTCTTTGACCCTCTAATTCGCTTTGGTGGCATTGCGAGAATAAAAAATAGCACCGTTGAGCGTTGTAATGGCGATTGGTTGATTTATGGCTCACGTTCCATTTTAGAAACCGAGCAAGAGTCGGCAAGGTGGCATATGGAAATATCAGCACAGAACCTAGAGGATAGTAAGAATGTCGCAATCAAAAAATGA
- a CDS encoding phage baseplate protein, which translates to MFGMPDIPNWKGLPNAGLDAGISLGGAALIKSLFGNYWGIFNEYGVPLLLADNVISLQYENKSRVVNAPIERGTFASYNKISDPWKATVQMSKGSGGALERGAFLAQLEILSKSTLRFIVITPEFVYKFANIVGYDLAREAKDGATLIKVNVHLEEIREVTVSYAEEEVTKPDDSKVKDTGDQTQKVESQGFNFDWNSGDSYLYQGAEFLKSAGDGFLKSFDEIMKFAQGQVSGG; encoded by the coding sequence ATGTTCGGAATGCCAGATATACCAAACTGGAAGGGATTGCCTAACGCTGGATTAGATGCAGGTATTAGCCTTGGCGGTGCTGCGTTAATTAAATCCCTGTTCGGTAACTACTGGGGAATATTCAATGAATACGGTGTTCCGTTATTACTCGCTGATAACGTGATATCACTCCAGTATGAAAATAAAAGCCGTGTTGTAAATGCGCCTATCGAAAGAGGCACATTTGCCAGCTACAACAAAATAAGCGATCCGTGGAAAGCAACAGTACAAATGAGTAAAGGTAGCGGTGGTGCTTTAGAGCGCGGCGCTTTCTTGGCTCAACTTGAAATTCTATCTAAAAGTACATTGCGATTTATCGTTATCACGCCTGAGTTTGTCTACAAGTTTGCAAATATAGTGGGGTATGACCTAGCGCGAGAGGCTAAAGACGGCGCAACACTTATCAAAGTAAACGTACATCTTGAAGAAATTCGAGAGGTTACGGTTAGCTACGCAGAGGAAGAGGTCACCAAGCCAGATGATTCAAAGGTGAAAGATACCGGTGATCAGACTCAAAAGGTGGAATCTCAGGGGTTTAACTTTGATTGGAATAGTGGAGATAGTTATTTATATCAGGGGGCTGAATTTCTAAAAAGTGCAGGTGATGGCTTTCTAAAATCATTCGATGAAATAATGAAATTTGCACAAGGGCAAGTATCTGGAGGTTAA
- a CDS encoding type II toxin-antitoxin system YafO family toxin translates to MTIEIFINEDTRKDFIDDIFLRHPELEKSIIQDFYRYKVTGELPSYFGTDVAYTEPHAAIKAGLMHIHLKFPPDCFPENLPQSDRKCKVGDPEKDACLVYVQGELYENKYSILGILNPDAHGMARDKNIMSYLSRMAQKFRDEN, encoded by the coding sequence GTGACAATAGAAATATTCATCAACGAAGATACAAGGAAAGACTTTATTGACGATATTTTTCTTAGGCATCCAGAGCTAGAAAAATCAATAATACAAGATTTTTATCGATATAAAGTAACAGGTGAGCTTCCATCTTACTTTGGCACTGATGTTGCTTACACTGAGCCACATGCTGCGATAAAAGCTGGATTAATGCATATTCATCTTAAGTTCCCTCCAGACTGCTTCCCTGAAAACTTGCCTCAATCAGATAGAAAGTGCAAGGTGGGGGATCCAGAAAAGGATGCCTGTCTGGTGTATGTTCAGGGTGAGTTGTATGAAAATAAATACTCTATTCTTGGTATACTTAACCCAGATGCACACGGAATGGCTAGGGATAAAAATATAATGTCATACCTTAGCCGCATGGCCCAAAAATTTAGAGATGAAAACTAA
- a CDS encoding OB-fold protein translates to MIKGFFTVAVIALISFNCFALPEPQDKEVYNTFSASLKNRLVESEMNALHNGKNSFVLSEYFLNPLSDSYIYSEYKNNEILANKKYKNKEIRIVAVAESISEDFTGRGIIRTLSPEVFSGSAILNIDKNDKYILSLSSGDRIDMVCKGGGFVMGSPVLNDCVSTRDFVIKHMGKGEIRDSLENLIDGVSYVLYTQYFDIIGNNCKSRVECESFISNIFQNKITAKSLGLDDEEKEKRLASLFVFINKHEKELNDKYPHASKVISGFIKAK, encoded by the coding sequence ATGATTAAAGGTTTCTTCACTGTTGCTGTTATAGCTTTAATATCTTTCAACTGTTTTGCTTTGCCTGAACCTCAAGATAAAGAGGTGTACAACACGTTTTCTGCCTCATTGAAAAACAGGCTTGTAGAAAGTGAAATGAATGCTCTGCATAATGGAAAAAATTCATTTGTATTGTCAGAGTATTTCCTCAATCCACTAAGTGATAGTTATATTTATAGTGAATACAAAAATAATGAAATACTTGCCAATAAGAAATATAAGAATAAAGAAATAAGGATTGTTGCTGTTGCAGAGAGTATTTCAGAAGATTTTACAGGACGAGGAATTATAAGGACTTTATCTCCAGAAGTGTTTTCTGGAAGCGCTATATTAAATATAGATAAAAATGATAAATACATCTTGTCCTTATCTTCAGGTGATCGCATAGATATGGTGTGTAAAGGTGGCGGTTTCGTAATGGGGAGCCCAGTGTTAAATGACTGTGTATCAACAAGGGATTTTGTTATAAAGCACATGGGTAAAGGTGAGATAAGAGATTCTCTAGAGAACTTAATTGATGGGGTATCTTATGTCTTATATACTCAATACTTTGATATTATAGGGAATAATTGTAAAAGTAGAGTCGAATGTGAAAGTTTCATCTCTAATATCTTTCAGAATAAGATTACAGCAAAATCACTGGGGTTGGATGATGAAGAAAAAGAAAAGAGACTGGCGTCTCTATTCGTATTTATTAATAAGCACGAGAAAGAACTTAATGATAAATACCCACATGCAAGCAAGGTGATAAGTGGGTTCATTAAAGCAAAATAA
- a CDS encoding phage tail fiber protein has protein sequence MGMGHNERTITSANSVMMIRCKGIYDDWVRIQGFQADNAWEFGDANIGETRMGVDGKQSIGYTPHETPWTLYLEANSASIEVMETIRKDFNSNMEVRPIEIIIEMPSIAKRYTGKGGLTTMKGGPSGKKMLDGTTYNFNMVTEGAEEI, from the coding sequence ATGGGTATGGGCCATAACGAAAGAACAATTACCTCGGCAAACTCAGTCATGATGATCCGCTGTAAAGGTATTTATGATGACTGGGTGCGCATTCAGGGTTTCCAAGCTGACAACGCATGGGAGTTCGGTGACGCAAATATTGGCGAGACTCGCATGGGTGTAGATGGTAAGCAGTCCATTGGATACACGCCTCACGAAACGCCGTGGACACTGTATCTGGAAGCTAACAGCGCATCTATTGAAGTGATGGAAACCATCCGCAAAGACTTCAACAGCAATATGGAAGTACGCCCGATTGAAATCATTATTGAAATGCCATCAATCGCTAAGCGTTACACAGGTAAAGGCGGTTTAACCACCATGAAAGGCGGTCCAAGCGGCAAGAAAATGCTTGATGGCACAACTTACAATTTCAACATGGTTACAGAAGGCGCAGAGGAAATCTAA
- a CDS encoding DUF3383 domain-containing protein yields the protein MNSIPASDIVQILPGVVGTGGNPLALNALFITKKKAESMLGVRSFGSEDEVGEVFGIDSDEYRATQIYFAGFVNSTSRPESLYIAYMNGEAESAKLIGSKVPVRTESDFNPLPSDLTLTIDGEKVSVTIDGEVTSYSALAQAATTSLGAKGQCAYDALSQTFVISGATKGAKGNISFAVGDLAEFMGFTESSGAQKNDGIDADSIEELMPRITKETRNFVSVMTLGDFSVSEKLTISRWVSLQNDRYIHVLYHSNDDDLKAISDAIIGAEVGGTMLMYGDYTHGAFVCGYPACLNFDELNGRTNLSFRYQEGLAPSVDEKSKADELEKLGFNYYGAFGTANDRFVFVYPGSISGKFKFMDSYVNQVFFNSQLQLALMTMLVSNKSVPYNDAGRAMHRAAVTDPANQMLNFGGIQPGVELSEQQKKQINYEAGFDAVSQLKTAGWCIRVGETPAQTRGLRKSMPLKLWYADGGSVQKVNLPSINVQ from the coding sequence ATGAATTCTATTCCAGCAAGCGATATCGTCCAGATATTGCCCGGTGTCGTTGGCACTGGTGGTAACCCTCTGGCACTTAACGCGCTGTTTATTACAAAGAAAAAAGCAGAATCAATGCTAGGTGTTCGCTCATTCGGATCTGAAGATGAAGTCGGCGAAGTGTTCGGCATTGACTCTGATGAATATCGAGCCACTCAAATCTATTTTGCTGGGTTTGTTAACTCAACCTCTCGACCTGAATCACTCTATATTGCCTATATGAATGGCGAAGCGGAGTCAGCAAAACTCATTGGTTCTAAAGTTCCTGTTCGCACAGAAAGTGATTTTAACCCACTACCTAGTGATTTAACTTTAACTATTGATGGTGAGAAAGTTTCAGTAACCATTGATGGTGAAGTAACAAGCTATTCTGCTTTAGCTCAAGCAGCGACTACTTCACTGGGTGCAAAAGGTCAGTGCGCTTATGACGCGCTATCGCAAACTTTCGTTATCTCTGGTGCTACAAAGGGAGCGAAAGGAAACATCTCGTTTGCTGTTGGCGATTTGGCTGAATTTATGGGCTTTACTGAATCATCTGGTGCACAGAAAAATGACGGCATTGATGCTGACTCTATTGAAGAGCTGATGCCTCGCATTACCAAAGAAACACGTAACTTTGTTTCGGTAATGACTTTGGGCGACTTCTCAGTAAGTGAAAAGCTCACAATTTCTCGCTGGGTTTCATTGCAGAATGATCGCTACATTCACGTACTGTACCACTCAAATGATGATGATTTAAAAGCCATCTCGGATGCGATTATTGGCGCAGAAGTTGGCGGAACAATGTTGATGTACGGTGATTATACTCACGGTGCTTTCGTGTGTGGCTATCCTGCCTGTCTTAACTTTGATGAATTGAACGGGCGCACAAACCTGTCATTCCGTTACCAAGAAGGTTTAGCACCATCAGTTGATGAGAAATCAAAAGCAGATGAACTGGAAAAGTTAGGCTTTAACTATTACGGAGCTTTCGGCACAGCCAATGACCGCTTTGTCTTTGTTTATCCTGGTTCAATCTCTGGCAAGTTCAAATTCATGGATAGCTACGTCAACCAAGTATTCTTCAATAGCCAGTTACAACTAGCACTCATGACCATGTTAGTGAGCAATAAGAGCGTTCCTTACAATGATGCAGGCCGAGCTATGCACCGTGCCGCAGTAACCGATCCTGCTAATCAAATGCTTAACTTTGGTGGTATTCAACCTGGCGTTGAATTATCAGAACAACAGAAGAAGCAGATTAACTACGAAGCTGGTTTTGATGCGGTGTCTCAACTGAAAACTGCCGGTTGGTGCATTCGTGTTGGTGAAACTCCAGCTCAAACCCGAGGATTGCGTAAATCCATGCCATTAAAACTCTGGTACGCAGACGGCGGTAGTGTCCAGAAAGTTAATTTACCGTCAATTAACGTTCAATAG
- a CDS encoding phage neck terminator protein, which yields MATISITEDDLFLELWTYLTDLFGCPVVRGYENNVPVPKDGIVMHMLYERDLDYTADYWEATTEEVTAQRSVEATFQFDFYGEEANNRSRVVANLWKSSYTTDRLKKCKPLDSGSPKKNVLVNEANQYENRMMLDVTLQYNPESSYHTDGVNRVSITTTQV from the coding sequence ATGGCGACAATAAGCATTACTGAAGATGATCTCTTTCTTGAGTTATGGACATACTTAACTGATTTATTTGGCTGCCCTGTTGTTCGTGGTTATGAAAATAATGTACCTGTACCCAAAGACGGTATTGTCATGCACATGCTGTACGAAAGAGATTTGGATTACACGGCAGATTATTGGGAAGCGACAACGGAAGAGGTAACAGCACAGCGATCAGTAGAGGCTACTTTTCAGTTTGATTTTTACGGTGAAGAAGCCAATAACCGATCAAGAGTTGTAGCAAATCTCTGGAAGTCATCATACACAACCGACCGACTCAAAAAATGCAAACCTTTAGACAGCGGAAGTCCAAAGAAAAACGTATTGGTGAATGAAGCAAATCAATACGAAAATCGCATGATGCTAGACGTTACCCTGCAATATAACCCTGAAAGCTCTTATCACACCGATGGTGTCAATCGCGTCTCTATCACTACCACTCAAGTTTAA
- a CDS encoding DUF4054 domain-containing protein, whose protein sequence is MAIVELNKSTFRAMFPEFSNISDDLLPFLFDQATDYLDNTEFSLVYQTDKRERLLYLLMAHLAYMRYGDKDGKGGSGMVGRVSSASEGSVSVSSELGAIEFRNAWYTLSPYGMDYWQATKVYRMANYYPGSIYG, encoded by the coding sequence ATGGCAATCGTGGAACTGAATAAATCTACGTTCCGCGCCATGTTCCCAGAGTTTTCCAATATATCAGACGATTTATTACCTTTCCTTTTCGACCAAGCCACCGATTACCTCGATAACACTGAATTCTCATTGGTCTATCAGACTGATAAGCGAGAGAGATTGCTCTACTTGCTTATGGCTCATTTGGCATATATGAGATACGGAGATAAAGACGGCAAAGGTGGCTCGGGAATGGTTGGGCGAGTATCGTCTGCCAGTGAGGGAAGCGTGTCTGTATCTTCTGAACTTGGTGCGATTGAGTTTAGAAATGCATGGTACACGCTTAGCCCTTACGGAATGGATTACTGGCAGGCCACAAAAGTTTATCGAATGGCTAACTACTATCCGGGGAGCATTTATGGCTAA
- a CDS encoding DUF2184 domain-containing protein, whose amino-acid sequence MPQLTQADFSAFKKEAESRGFYLPPSVTKFAMDAEIQPSMPANGGIPAIVSTFIDPEIVRTIFAKQKATDILSERKKGSWAQDTMMIQRVEQSGDVVAYDDYSEQGANQVTNAWENRQVFRYQTMVTYGELEQERYGLAMLPYVAEKQRAAAWTMNQEQNKFYFYGVEGLLNYGILNDPALPAPITPATVDGKTQWKDKQIIDIYNDILSLYADLIARTNGAVGDGVDMASPLVLAMSPKASVWFKKSNEIFGNSVEKMVKDTFTNLRIEVAPQYDTDAGELIQMFVETAQGQSAGYCAFSEKLRAHPVITMSSSWKQKYSGATYGAVITQPFLFAQMLGV is encoded by the coding sequence ATGCCACAATTAACACAGGCTGATTTCTCAGCATTTAAGAAGGAAGCAGAATCTCGCGGTTTTTACCTACCGCCTTCTGTGACTAAATTCGCTATGGATGCGGAAATTCAGCCATCCATGCCAGCGAACGGTGGTATTCCTGCTATCGTTTCAACCTTCATTGATCCTGAAATTGTCCGCACTATCTTTGCTAAGCAAAAAGCAACTGACATTTTAAGTGAGAGAAAGAAAGGTTCATGGGCACAAGATACCATGATGATCCAGCGCGTTGAGCAGTCTGGTGACGTGGTCGCGTATGATGATTACAGCGAACAAGGTGCAAACCAAGTTACAAACGCATGGGAAAATCGTCAAGTGTTCCGTTATCAAACAATGGTAACTTACGGTGAGTTAGAGCAAGAGCGATATGGTTTGGCTATGTTGCCTTATGTTGCAGAAAAACAACGCGCTGCAGCTTGGACTATGAATCAGGAGCAGAATAAGTTCTACTTCTATGGTGTTGAAGGCTTGCTTAACTACGGCATTCTGAATGACCCTGCATTACCAGCACCAATCACCCCTGCTACAGTTGATGGAAAAACGCAGTGGAAAGATAAACAAATTATCGATATCTATAACGATATCCTATCGCTTTACGCAGACCTGATTGCTCGCACTAATGGTGCAGTGGGTGATGGTGTTGATATGGCATCTCCATTAGTTCTTGCAATGAGCCCTAAAGCTTCCGTTTGGTTTAAAAAATCAAATGAAATCTTTGGTAACTCCGTTGAGAAAATGGTTAAAGATACGTTCACTAATCTACGCATTGAAGTCGCGCCACAATACGACACTGATGCTGGCGAACTGATCCAGATGTTTGTTGAAACCGCTCAAGGTCAAAGCGCTGGTTACTGTGCGTTTAGTGAAAAGCTTCGCGCTCACCCAGTTATCACAATGTCCTCAAGCTGGAAGCAAAAATATTCTGGCGCAACTTACGGTGCGGTAATCACTCAGCCGTTCTTATTTGCTCAAATGCTAGGGGTGTAA
- a CDS encoding structural cement protein Gp24: MAFQSSVRLYSGVGQEGQPASNSPIIAAAGGSGAFKAGDDGLNMCRFAWRDAKDPKKLNNKGTGKPVGFVYNNANATIDYLKSNSLLISKGREASPIVGGDFWAKSATQAIVGQKVFAVLADGTIKTGAAGETVDGAIETEWYVASAAAVGDLFVISTWSKA; this comes from the coding sequence ATGGCATTTCAATCAAGTGTTCGCCTTTACTCTGGCGTAGGTCAGGAAGGTCAACCAGCATCTAATAGCCCAATTATTGCAGCAGCAGGCGGTTCCGGTGCGTTCAAGGCAGGTGATGACGGCCTTAATATGTGTCGTTTCGCTTGGCGTGACGCGAAAGACCCTAAAAAATTAAACAACAAAGGCACTGGCAAACCAGTTGGTTTTGTCTACAACAATGCTAATGCCACCATTGATTACCTGAAAAGCAATAGCTTGTTAATCTCGAAAGGGCGTGAAGCATCTCCGATTGTTGGTGGTGATTTTTGGGCTAAATCAGCAACACAAGCGATTGTTGGTCAGAAAGTATTTGCGGTATTAGCAGACGGCACGATCAAAACGGGTGCCGCTGGCGAAACTGTTGATGGTGCAATCGAAACCGAGTGGTATGTAGCAAGCGCTGCCGCTGTTGGTGATTTATTCGTAATTTCTACATGGAGCAAAGCATAA